One genomic region from Conexibacter woesei Iso977N encodes:
- a CDS encoding heme o synthase, which translates to MEASRASTANAPAAASALPAARSRNFQLVADLVALTKPKVQSLLLLTTVTTMLVAGSPSIELIVATCIGGYLSAGGAGAVNHWYDRDIDAQMARTATRPIPSGRLKPAVALWFGIALGIAGFLWLWWTSNVLAGALSFSGFLGYTLMYTVWLKRRTWQNIVWGGAAGAVPPLVGWAAVTGGLTGLPIYLFAIVFFWTPAHFWALSILMKDEYAKVGVPMLPVVRGERETRLQILLYSVLLYAVSQLPFCGGGGLGALYVVASALLGITFIALAINLYKQATRKAALRLYLFSLLYLALLFASMVADVKL; encoded by the coding sequence ATGGAGGCATCCCGCGCATCCACCGCGAACGCGCCGGCAGCGGCTTCCGCCCTGCCGGCCGCGCGTTCGCGCAACTTCCAGCTGGTCGCCGACCTCGTCGCGCTGACCAAGCCGAAGGTCCAGTCGCTGCTGCTGCTGACGACCGTCACCACCATGTTGGTGGCGGGCTCGCCGTCGATCGAGCTGATCGTCGCGACGTGCATCGGCGGCTACCTGAGCGCGGGCGGCGCGGGCGCGGTCAACCACTGGTACGACCGCGACATCGACGCGCAGATGGCGCGCACCGCGACGCGCCCGATCCCGTCGGGCCGTCTGAAGCCGGCCGTCGCGCTGTGGTTCGGGATCGCGCTGGGCATCGCCGGGTTCCTCTGGCTGTGGTGGACGTCCAACGTCCTGGCCGGCGCGCTGTCGTTCTCCGGCTTCCTCGGCTACACGCTGATGTACACGGTGTGGCTGAAGCGCCGCACGTGGCAGAACATCGTGTGGGGCGGCGCCGCGGGTGCCGTGCCGCCGCTGGTCGGCTGGGCCGCCGTGACCGGCGGGCTGACCGGGCTGCCGATCTACCTCTTCGCGATCGTCTTCTTCTGGACCCCGGCGCACTTCTGGGCGCTGTCGATCCTGATGAAGGACGAGTACGCGAAGGTCGGCGTGCCGATGCTGCCGGTCGTCCGCGGCGAGCGCGAGACGCGCCTGCAGATCCTGCTCTACAGCGTCCTGCTGTACGCCGTGTCGCAGCTGCCGTTCTGCGGCGGCGGCGGGCTGGGCGCGCTGTACGTCGTCGCCTCCGCCCTCCTGGGCATCACCTTCATCGCGCTCGCGATCAACCTGTACAAGCAGGCCACGCGCAAGGCCGCGCTGCGCCTGTACCTGTTCTCGCTCCTCTACCTCGCGCTGCTGTTCGCGTCGATGGTGGCGGACGTCAAGCTGTAG